Proteins from one Escherichia coli genomic window:
- the hycI gene encoding hydrogenase maturation peptidase HycI, with protein sequence MTDVLLCVGNSMMGDDGAGPLLAEKCATAPKGNWVVIDGGSAPENDIVAIRELRPTRLLIVDATDMGLNPGEIRIIDPDDIAEMFMMTTHNMPLNYLIDQLKEDIGEVIFLGIQPDIVGFYYPMTQPIKDAVETVYQRLEGWEGNGGFAQLAVEEE encoded by the coding sequence GTGACTGACGTTTTACTCTGTGTTGGCAATAGCATGATGGGCGATGATGGCGCAGGCCCGCTGCTGGCGGAAAAGTGCGCCACCGCGCCGAAAGGTAACTGGGTGGTGATTGACGGCGGTAGTGCACCGGAAAACGACATTGTCGCCATCCGCGAACTGCGCCCGACGCGACTGCTGATTGTCGACGCCACTGATATGGGGCTAAACCCCGGCGAGATCCGCATCATCGACCCGGATGACATCGCCGAGATGTTTATGATGACTACCCATAACATGCCGCTGAACTACCTTATCGACCAGTTGAAAGAAGATATTGGCGAAGTGATTTTCCTCGGTATCCAGCCGGATATCGTCGGTTTTTACTACCCGATGACCCAGCCGATTAAAGATGCGGTAGAAACCGTTTATCAACGACTTGAAGGCTGGGAAGGGAATGGTGGATTTGCGCAGTTAGCGGTGGAAGAAGAGTAG
- the hypA gene encoding hydrogenase maturation nickel metallochaperone HypA, with protein sequence MHEITLCQRALELIEQQAAKHGAKRVTGVWLKIGAFSCVETSSLAFCFDLVCRGSVAEGCKLHLEEQEAECWCETCQQYVTLLTQRVRRCPQCHGDMLQIVADDGLQIRRIEIDQE encoded by the coding sequence ATGCACGAAATAACCCTCTGCCAACGGGCACTGGAATTGATCGAACAGCAGGCCGCAAAACACGGCGCAAAACGCGTAACTGGGGTCTGGCTCAAAATTGGCGCATTTTCTTGTGTCGAAACCAGCTCTCTTGCCTTTTGTTTTGATCTGGTTTGCCGCGGCAGCGTGGCGGAAGGTTGTAAACTGCACCTCGAAGAACAAGAGGCCGAATGCTGGTGCGAAACATGCCAACAATATGTGACGCTATTAACCCAGCGCGTCCGACGCTGTCCACAGTGTCATGGCGACATGCTACAAATTGTGGCAGACGACGGTTTACAGATTCGGCGGATAGAAATAGACCAGGAGTGA
- the hycH gene encoding formate hydrogenlyase assembly protein HycH, with product MSEKVVFSQLSRKFIDENDATPAEAQQVVYYSLAIGHHLGVIDCLEAALTCPWDEYLAWIATLEAGSEARRKMEGVPKYGEIVIDINHVPMLANAFDKARATQTSQQKEWSTMLLSMLHDIYQENAIYLMVRRLRD from the coding sequence ATGAGTGAAAAGGTGGTGTTCAGTCAACTGAGCCGTAAATTTATTGATGAGAACGATGCCACGCCCGCCGAGGCGCAGCAGGTGGTCTATTACAGCCTGGCGATTGGTCACCACCTTGGGGTTATCGATTGCCTGGAAGCGGCGCTCACCTGTCCGTGGGATGAATATCTGGCATGGATTGCCACTCTGGAGGCGGGCAGCGAAGCCCGCCGCAAAATGGAAGGCGTGCCGAAATATGGTGAGATCGTCATCGACATTAACCATGTGCCGATGCTGGCCAACGCATTCGATAAAGCCCGGGCAACGCAAACTTCGCAGCAGAAAGAATGGAGTACCATGCTGTTAAGTATGCTGCATGATATTTATCAGGAAAATGCCATCTATTTGATGGTGAGGAGACTGCGTGACTGA
- the hycC gene encoding formate hydrogenlyase subunit 3 → MSAISLINSGVAWFVAAAVLAFLFSFQKALSGWIAGIGGAVGSLYTAAAGFTVLTGAVGVSGALSLVSYNVQISPLNAIWLITLGLCGLFVSLYNIDWHRHAQVKCNGLQINMLMAAAVCAVIASNLGMFVVMAEIMALCAVFLTSNSKEGKLWFALGRLGALLLAIACWLLWQRYGTLDLRLLDMRMQQLPLGSDIWLLGVIGFGLLAGIIPLHGWVPQAHANASAPAAALFSTVVMKIGLLGILTLSLLGGNAPLWWGIALLVLGMITAFVGGLYALMEHNIQRLLAYHTLENIGIILLGLGAGVTGIALEQPALIALGLVGGLYHLLNHSLFKSVLFLGAGSVWFRTGHRDIEKLGGIGKKMPVISIAMLVGLMAMAALPPLNGFAGEWVIYQSFFKLSNSGAFVARLLGPLLAVGLAITGALAVMCMAKVYGVTFLGAPRTKEAENATCAPLLMSVSVVALAICCVIGGVAAPWLLPMLSAAVPLPLEPANTTVSQPMITLLLIACPLLPFIIMAICKGDRLPSRSRGAAWVCGYDHEKSMVITAHGFAMPVKQAFAPVLKLRKWLNPVSLVPGWQCEGSALLFRRMALVELAVLVVIIVSRGA, encoded by the coding sequence ATGAGCGCAATTTCCCTGATCAATAGCGGCGTGGCGTGGTTTGTTGCTGCCGCTGTTCTGGCATTTCTCTTTTCTTTTCAAAAGGCGTTAAGCGGCTGGATTGCCGGAATTGGCGGCGCGGTGGGTAGCCTGTATACGGCAGCCGCAGGTTTCACTGTGCTGACTGGCGCGGTTGGCGTGAGCGGCGCGTTGTCGCTGGTAAGCTACAATGTGCAAATCTCTCCGCTTAATGCGATTTGGCTGATAACCCTCGGCCTGTGCGGTCTGTTTGTCAGCCTTTACAACATTGACTGGCATCGCCATGCGCAGGTGAAATGCAACGGTTTGCAAATCAATATGTTGATGGCTGCTGCCGTCTGTGCCGTCATTGCCAGCAATCTGGGCATGTTCGTAGTAATGGCAGAAATCATGGCCCTGTGTGCGGTGTTCCTCACCAGCAACAGCAAAGAGGGCAAACTGTGGTTTGCGCTGGGGCGTCTTGGCGCTTTGCTGCTGGCGATTGCTTGCTGGCTGCTGTGGCAACGTTACGGCACGCTGGATCTGCGCCTGCTGGATATGCGCATGCAACAGCTGCCGCTTGGTTCCGATATCTGGCTGCTCGGTGTGATTGGTTTTGGCCTGCTGGCCGGGATTATCCCGCTGCACGGCTGGGTGCCACAGGCTCATGCTAACGCCTCTGCGCCAGCTGCCGCGCTGTTTTCCACGGTGGTGATGAAAATTGGCCTGCTGGGTATTTTAACCCTGTCTCTGCTGGGCGGTAATGCGCCGCTGTGGTGGGGAATTGCACTTCTGGTACTCGGCATGATCACCGCGTTCGTCGGCGGTCTGTATGCGCTGATGGAGCACAACATTCAGCGTTTGCTGGCTTACCACACTCTGGAAAATATCGGCATCATCCTGCTGGGGCTGGGCGCTGGCGTAACGGGTATCGCGCTTGAACAACCGGCGCTGATTGCCCTTGGCCTGGTCGGTGGTCTGTACCATCTGCTTAACCATAGCCTGTTCAAGAGCGTACTGTTCCTCGGGGCTGGGAGCGTCTGGTTCCGTACCGGTCATCGCGATATCGAAAAACTCGGTGGTATTGGCAAGAAAATGCCGGTTATCTCCATCGCCATGTTAGTCGGGCTGATGGCAATGGCTGCGCTGCCACCGCTGAACGGTTTTGCCGGGGAATGGGTTATCTATCAATCCTTCTTCAAACTGAGCAATAGTGGCGCGTTTGTTGCCCGTCTTCTCGGGCCGCTGCTCGCCGTGGGGCTGGCAATTACCGGTGCACTGGCAGTGATGTGTATGGCGAAAGTTTATGGCGTTACTTTCCTTGGCGCGCCGCGTACCAAAGAAGCCGAAAACGCCACCTGTGCGCCGCTCCTGATGAGCGTAAGCGTAGTGGCACTGGCGATTTGCTGCGTGATTGGCGGTGTTGCTGCGCCGTGGCTGCTGCCGATGTTGTCTGCTGCTGTACCTCTGCCGCTGGAGCCTGCTAATACAACCGTTTCTCAACCAATGATCACGTTGCTGCTGATTGCCTGCCCGCTGCTGCCATTCATCATTATGGCGATTTGCAAAGGCGATCGTTTGCCGTCGCGTTCCCGCGGCGCGGCCTGGGTGTGCGGCTACGACCATGAAAAATCAATGGTGATTACCGCTCACGGTTTTGCCATGCCGGTGAAACAGGCATTTGCGCCAGTGCTGAAACTGCGCAAATGGCTGAATCCGGTGTCGCTGGTACCAGGCTGGCAGTGCGAGGGGAGTGCGTTGCTGTTCCGCCGGATGGCGCTGGTTGAACTGGCGGTGCTGGTGGTGATTATTGTTTCACGAGGAGCCTGA
- the hycB gene encoding formate hydrogenlyase subunit HycB — protein MNRFVIADSTLCIGCHTCEAACSETHRQHGLQSMPRLRVMLNEKESAPQLCHHCEDAPCAVVCPVNAITRVDGAVQLNESLCVSCKLCGIACPFGAIEFSGSRPLDIPANANTPKAPPAPPAPARVSTLLDWVPGIRAIAVKCDLCSFDEQGPACVRMCPTKALHLVDNTDIARVSKRKRELTFNTDFGDLTLFQQAQSGEAK, from the coding sequence GTGAATCGTTTTGTAATTGCTGACTCCACGCTCTGTATCGGCTGCCACACCTGTGAGGCCGCCTGTTCAGAGACGCATCGCCAGCACGGCCTGCAATCAATGCCGCGCCTGCGAGTGATGCTAAATGAAAAAGAATCTGCGCCGCAGCTCTGTCACCACTGTGAAGATGCACCCTGTGCGGTGGTCTGCCCGGTTAACGCTATCACCCGCGTTGATGGGGCAGTGCAGCTGAATGAAAGCCTGTGCGTAAGCTGCAAACTGTGCGGCATCGCCTGCCCGTTTGGCGCAATCGAATTTTCCGGCAGCCGTCCGCTGGATATTCCGGCAAACGCCAATACCCCGAAAGCACCACCGGCACCGCCTGCTCCGGCGCGTGTCAGCACGTTGCTTGACTGGGTGCCGGGTATTCGCGCGATCGCCGTCAAATGTGACCTCTGTAGCTTTGATGAACAAGGTCCAGCCTGCGTGCGGATGTGCCCAACCAAAGCCCTGCATCTGGTGGATAACACCGATATCGCCCGCGTCAGCAAGCGTAAGCGTGAGCTGACCTTTAACACGGACTTTGGCGATCTCACCTTGTTTCAGCAGGCTCAAAGTGGAGAGGCTAAATGA
- the hycA gene encoding formate hydrogenlyase regulator HycA: MTIWEISEKADYIAQRHRRLQDQWHLYCNSLVQGITLSKARLHHAMSCAPDKELCFVLFEHFRIYVTLADGFNSHTIEYYVETKEGEEKQRIAQAQLSIDGMIDGKVNIRDREQVLEHYLEKIAGVYDSLYTAIENNVPVNLSQLVKGQSPAA, translated from the coding sequence ATGACTATTTGGGAAATAAGCGAGAAAGCCGATTACATCGCACAGCGGCATCGTCGCCTACAGGACCAGTGGCATCTCTACTGCAATTCGCTGGTTCAGGGGATCACGTTATCGAAAGCGCGCCTGCATCACGCCATGAGCTGTGCGCCAGACAAAGAACTCTGTTTCGTCCTTTTTGAACATTTTCGCATTTACGTCACCCTGGCGGATGGCTTTAACAGCCACACCATCGAGTATTACGTCGAAACGAAAGAGGGTGAAGAAAAACAGCGGATTGCGCAGGCACAATTGAGCATTGACGGAATGATAGATGGCAAGGTCAACATCCGCGATCGCGAACAGGTGCTGGAACACTATCTCGAAAAAATCGCTGGCGTTTACGACAGCTTATACACCGCCATTGAAAACAATGTACCGGTGAATTTAAGCCAACTGGTAAAGGGACAAAGCCCGGCGGCATGA
- the hycG gene encoding formate hydrogenlyase subunit HycG, which translates to MSNLLGPRDANGIPVPMTVDESIASMKASLLKKIKRSAYVYRVDCGGCNGCEIEIFATLSPLFDAERFGIKVVPSPRHADILLFTGAVTRAMRSPALRAWQSAPDPKICISYGACGNSGGIFHDLYCVWGGTDKIVPVDVYIPGCPPTPAATLYGFAMALGLLEQKIHARGPGELDEQPADILHGDMVQPLRVKVDREARRLAGYRYGRQIADDFLTQLGQGEEQVARWLEAENDPRLNEIVSHLNHVVEEARIR; encoded by the coding sequence ATGAGCAATTTATTAGGCCCCCGTGACGCCAACGGCATTCCGGTCCCGATGACGGTGGATGAATCCATCGCCAGTATGAAGGCGTCGTTACTGAAAAAAATCAAACGTTCTGCCTATGTTTACCGCGTGGACTGCGGCGGCTGCAACGGCTGCGAAATTGAAATTTTCGCTACCTTATCGCCGCTGTTCGATGCAGAACGCTTCGGCATTAAAGTTGTGCCGTCTCCGCGTCATGCGGATATTTTACTGTTTACCGGCGCGGTCACCCGTGCAATGCGATCCCCTGCGCTGCGTGCGTGGCAGTCCGCGCCGGACCCGAAAATCTGTATCTCCTACGGCGCCTGCGGTAACAGCGGCGGGATCTTCCACGATCTCTACTGCGTGTGGGGTGGTACGGATAAAATCGTCCCGGTGGATGTCTACATTCCGGGGTGCCCGCCAACGCCTGCCGCCACGCTGTACGGCTTTGCAATGGCGCTCGGCCTGCTGGAGCAGAAAATTCACGCCCGTGGGCCGGGTGAACTGGATGAACAACCGGCAGACATCCTGCATGGCGATATGGTGCAGCCGCTGCGTGTAAAAGTCGATCGCGAAGCACGCCGCCTGGCGGGTTATCGTTACGGTCGCCAGATTGCCGATGATTTCCTGACGCAGTTAGGGCAGGGTGAAGAGCAGGTTGCACGCTGGCTGGAAGCGGAAAACGATCCGCGTCTGAACGAGATTGTCAGCCATCTGAATCATGTTGTTGAAGAGGCGCGTATCCGATGA
- a CDS encoding helix-turn-helix domain-containing protein, producing MTANAARAVKATRELVNAVPFLGGSDSEDDYREALELVEYLIEEDDTNPLIDFLASRIAEYENNHEKFAEFDKAVAAMPIGVALLRTLIDQHNLTYADLKNEIGSKSLVSQILSGQRSLTISHIKALSARFGVKPEWFL from the coding sequence ATGACTGCTAATGCTGCACGCGCTGTTAAAGCAACAAGAGAACTGGTAAATGCAGTCCCCTTTCTGGGAGGCAGTGACTCAGAAGATGATTATCGTGAAGCACTGGAACTGGTCGAATATTTGATTGAAGAAGATGACACCAATCCACTTATCGACTTTCTGGCGAGCCGTATTGCAGAATATGAAAACAACCACGAAAAGTTTGCAGAGTTCGATAAAGCCGTTGCAGCAATGCCGATTGGTGTGGCGTTACTTCGCACGCTGATTGATCAACATAATCTGACCTATGCGGATTTGAAGAACGAAATCGGCTCTAAATCCCTGGTCAGTCAGATTTTGTCTGGACAAAGATCCCTGACGATATCCCACATTAAGGCACTTTCAGCCCGATTTGGCGTTAAGCCGGAATGGTTTCTTTGA
- the hycE gene encoding formate hydrogenlyase subunit HycE translates to MSEEKLGQHYLAALNEAFPGVVLDHAWQTKDQLTVTVKVNYLPEVVEFLYYKQGGWLSVLFGNDERKLNGHYAVYYVLSMEKGTKCWVTVRVEVDANKPEYPSVTPRVPAAVWGEREVRDMYGLIPVGLPDERRLVLPDDWPDELYPLRKDSMDYRQRPAPTTDAETYEFINELGDKKNNVVPIGPLHVTSDEPGHFRLFVDGENIIDADYRLFYVHRGMEKLAETRMGYNEVTFLSDRVCGICGFAHSTAYTTSVENAMGIQVPERAQMIRAILLEVERLHSHLLNLGLACHFTGFDSGFMQFFRVRETSMKMAEILTGARKTYGLNLIGGIRRDLLKDDMIQTRQLAQQMRREVQELVDVLLSTPNMEQRTVGIGRLDPEIARDFSNVGPMVRASGHARDTRADHPFVGYGLLPMEVHSEQGCDVISRLKVRINEVYTALNMIDYGLDNLPGGPLMVEGFTYIPHRFALGFAEAPRGDDIHWSMTGDNQKLYRWRCRAATYANWPTLRYMLRGNTVSDAPLIIGSLDPCYSCTDRMSVVDVRKKKSKVVPYKELERYSIERKNSPLK, encoded by the coding sequence ATGTCTGAAGAAAAATTAGGTCAACATTATCTCGCCGCGCTGAATGAGGCATTTCCGGGCGTCGTGCTGGACCACGCCTGGCAGACCAAAGATCAGCTGACCGTCACCGTGAAGGTGAACTATCTGCCGGAAGTGGTGGAGTTTCTCTACTACAAACAGGGCGGCTGGCTGTCGGTGCTGTTTGGTAACGACGAACGCAAACTGAATGGTCATTACGCCGTTTACTACGTGCTGTCGATGGAGAAGGGCACCAAGTGTTGGGTAACTGTTCGCGTCGAAGTTGACGCCAACAAACCGGAGTATCCGTCCGTGACGCCGCGCGTTCCGGCGGCGGTGTGGGGCGAGCGTGAAGTGCGCGATATGTACGGTTTGATTCCGGTAGGGCTTCCGGATGAACGTCGTCTGGTGCTGCCGGATGACTGGCCGGATGAACTTTATCCGCTGCGTAAAGACAGCATGGATTACCGTCAGCGTCCGGCACCGACCACCGATGCTGAAACCTACGAGTTCATCAACGAACTGGGCGACAAGAAAAACAACGTCGTGCCGATTGGTCCACTGCACGTCACTTCTGACGAACCGGGCCACTTCCGTCTGTTCGTTGATGGCGAAAACATTATCGACGCTGACTACCGCCTGTTCTATGTCCATCGCGGCATGGAAAAACTGGCGGAAACCCGCATGGGTTACAACGAAGTGACCTTCCTCTCTGACCGAGTTTGTGGGATCTGCGGCTTTGCCCACAGCACCGCTTACACCACATCGGTGGAAAACGCGATGGGTATTCAGGTGCCAGAACGTGCGCAGATGATTCGCGCCATTTTGCTGGAAGTGGAACGCCTGCACTCGCATCTGCTCAACCTTGGCCTTGCCTGCCACTTCACTGGCTTTGACTCCGGTTTTATGCAGTTCTTCCGCGTGCGTGAAACCTCCATGAAAATGGCGGAGATCCTTACCGGTGCGCGTAAAACTTACGGTCTGAACCTGATCGGCGGGATTCGTCGCGATCTGCTGAAAGATGACATGATCCAGACTCGCCAGCTGGCGCAACAGATGCGTCGTGAAGTGCAGGAGCTGGTGGATGTGCTGCTGAGCACACCGAACATGGAACAGCGCACTGTCGGCATTGGTCGTCTGGACCCGGAAATTGCCCGCGATTTCAGTAACGTTGGCCCGATGGTCCGTGCCAGCGGTCACGCCCGCGATACCCGTGCCGATCACCCGTTTGTTGGTTATGGCCTGCTGCCAATGGAAGTCCACAGCGAGCAGGGCTGCGACGTGATTTCCCGTCTGAAAGTGCGTATCAACGAAGTCTATACCGCGCTGAACATGATTGACTACGGTCTGGATAACCTGCCTGGCGGCCCACTGATGGTGGAAGGCTTTACCTACATTCCACACCGTTTTGCGCTGGGCTTTGCCGAAGCGCCGCGTGGCGATGATATCCACTGGAGCATGACCGGCGACAACCAGAAGCTGTACCGCTGGCGCTGCCGTGCCGCGACCTACGCGAACTGGCCGACCCTGCGCTACATGCTGCGCGGCAACACCGTTTCTGATGCGCCGCTGATTATTGGTAGCCTGGACCCTTGCTACTCCTGTACCGACCGCATGTCCGTGGTCGATGTGCGTAAGAAGAAGAGCAAAGTGGTGCCGTACAAAGAACTTGAGCGCTACAGCATTGAGCGTAAAAACTCGCCGCTGAAATAA
- the hypC gene encoding hydrogenase 3 maturation protein HypC — MCIGVPGQIRTIDGNQAKVDVCGIQRDVDLTLVGSCDENGQPRVGQWVLVHVGFAMSVINEAEARDTLDALQNMFDVEPDVGALLYGEEK; from the coding sequence ATGTGCATAGGCGTTCCCGGCCAGATCCGCACCATTGACGGCAACCAGGCGAAAGTCGACGTCTGCGGTATTCAGCGCGACGTCGATCTAACGTTAGTCGGCAGCTGCGATGAAAACGGTCAGCCACGCGTGGGCCAGTGGGTACTGGTTCACGTTGGCTTTGCCATGAGCGTAATTAATGAAGCCGAAGCGCGCGACACCCTCGACGCCTTACAAAACATGTTTGACGTTGAGCCGGATGTCGGCGCGCTGTTGTATGGCGAGGAAAAATAA
- the hycF gene encoding formate hydrogenlyase subunit HycF: MFTFIKKVIKTGTATSSYPLEPIAVDKNFRGKPEQNPQQCIGCAACVNACPSNALTVETDLATGELAWQFNLGRCIFCGRCEEVCPTAAIKLSQEYELAVWKKEDFLQQSRFALCNCRVCNRPFAVQKEIDYAIALLKHNGDSRAENHRESFETCPECKRQKCLVPSDRIELTRHMKEAI, translated from the coding sequence ATGTTTACCTTTATCAAAAAAGTCATTAAAACCGGCACGGCGACCTCGTCTTACCCGCTGGAGCCGATTGCGGTTGATAAAAACTTCCGTGGTAAGCCAGAGCAGAACCCGCAGCAGTGCATCGGCTGCGCAGCCTGCGTCAATGCCTGCCCGTCAAACGCCTTAACCGTTGAAACTGATCTTGCCACCGGTGAGCTGGCATGGCAGTTCAATCTCGGTCGCTGCATCTTCTGTGGACGTTGCGAAGAAGTCTGCCCGACGGCGGCAATCAAACTGTCGCAAGAGTACGAACTGGCGGTGTGGAAGAAAGAAGATTTCCTGCAACAGTCTCGCTTCGCGCTGTGCAACTGCCGCGTCTGTAATCGTCCTTTCGCCGTCCAGAAAGAGATCGACTACGCCATTGCGCTGCTTAAGCACAATGGTGACAGCCGCGCGGAAAACCACCGCGAAAGCTTTGAGACTTGCCCGGAATGTAAGCGCCAGAAATGCCTGGTGCCGTCCGACCGTATTGAACTGACTCGCCATATGAAAGAGGCCATCTGA
- the hypB gene encoding hydrogenase nickel incorporation protein HypB gives MCTTCGCGEGNLYIEGDEHNPHSAFRSAPFAPAARPKMKITGIKAPEFTPSQTEEGDLHYGHGEAGTHAPGMSQRRMLEVEIDVLDKNNRLAERNRARFAARKQLVLNLVSSPGSGKTTLLTETLMRLKDSVPCAVIEGDQQTVNDAARIRATGTPAIQVNTGKGCHLDAQMIADAAPRLPLDDNGILFIENVGNLVCPASFDLGEKHKVAVLSVTEGEDKPLKYPHMFAAASLMLLNKVDLLPYLNFDVEKCIACAREVNPEIEIILISATSGEGMDQWLNWLETQRCA, from the coding sequence ATGTGTACAACATGCGGTTGCGGTGAAGGCAACCTGTATATCGAGGGTGATGAACATAACCCTCATTCCGCGTTTCGTAGCGCGCCATTTGCCCCGGCGGCACGCCCGAAGATGAAAATCACCGGCATTAAAGCGCCTGAATTTACCCCCAGCCAGACTGAAGAAGGCGACCTGCATTACGGTCATGGCGAAGCGGGCACTCACGCGCCGGGTATGAGCCAGCGCCGGATGCTGGAAGTCGAAATTGACGTGCTGGACAAAAACAACCGTCTGGCTGAACGCAACCGCGCGCGCTTTGCTGCCCGTAAGCAACTGGTGCTCAACCTGGTTTCCAGCCCTGGTTCCGGTAAAACCACCCTGCTGACGGAAACCTTAATGCGCCTGAAAGACAGCGTTCCGTGCGCAGTTATTGAAGGTGACCAGCAAACCGTGAACGATGCCGCGCGCATTCGCGCTACCGGCACACCAGCGATTCAGGTGAATACCGGTAAAGGCTGCCATCTTGACGCACAGATGATTGCCGACGCCGCGCCGCGCCTGCCACTGGACGATAACGGTATTCTGTTTATCGAAAACGTTGGCAACCTCGTATGTCCGGCGAGCTTCGATCTCGGTGAAAAACACAAAGTGGCGGTGCTTTCCGTTACCGAAGGTGAAGACAAACCGCTGAAATATCCACATATGTTTGCCGCCGCCTCACTGATGCTGCTCAACAAAGTTGACCTGCTACCGTATCTCAATTTCGACGTTGAGAAGTGCATCGCCTGCGCCCGCGAAGTCAATCCAGAAATTGAAATCATCCTTATTTCCGCCACCAGCGGCGAAGGGATGGACCAGTGGCTGAACTGGCTGGAGACACAGCGATGTGCATAG
- the hycD gene encoding formate hydrogenlyase subunit HycD: protein MSVLYPLIQALVLFAVAPLLSGITRVARARLHNRRGPDVLQEYRDIIKLLGRQSVGPDASGWVFRLTPYVMVGVMLTIATALPVVTVGSPLPQLGDLITLLYLFAIARFFFAISGLDTGSPFTAIGASREAMLGVLVEPMLLLGLWVAAQVAGSTNISNITDTVYHWPLSQSIPLVLALCACAFATFIEMGKLPFDLAEAEQELQEGPLSEYSGSGFGVMKWGISLKQLVVLQMFVGVFIPWGQMETFTAGGLLLALVIAIVKLVVGVLVIALFENSMARLRLDITPRITWAGFGFAFLAFVSLLAA, encoded by the coding sequence ATGAGTGTTTTATATCCGTTAATTCAGGCGCTGGTGTTATTTGCCGTTGCGCCGCTGCTCTCTGGTATTACCCGCGTGGCGCGCGCCCGCTTGCATAACCGTCGCGGGCCGGACGTGTTGCAGGAGTATCGCGACATTATCAAACTGCTGGGTCGTCAGAGCGTTGGCCCCGATGCCTCCGGCTGGGTGTTCCGCCTGACGCCGTATGTGATGGTGGGCGTCATGCTGACTATCGCTACCGCGCTGCCGGTGGTGACCGTCGGTTCTCCGCTGCCGCAACTGGGGGATTTGATCACTTTACTGTATCTCTTCGCCATTGCGCGTTTCTTCTTTGCCATTTCTGGTCTGGATACCGGTAGTCCGTTTACTGCTATTGGCGCGAGCCGTGAAGCGATGCTGGGCGTGCTGGTCGAACCGATGTTGTTGCTTGGTCTGTGGGTCGCCGCGCAGGTGGCTGGTTCCACCAACATCAGCAACATCACCGACACCGTTTATCACTGGCCGCTGAGCCAGAGCATTCCGCTGGTGCTGGCGCTCTGTGCCTGCGCATTCGCCACCTTTATCGAAATGGGCAAACTGCCGTTCGACCTGGCGGAAGCCGAGCAGGAGCTGCAGGAAGGTCCGCTCTCTGAGTACAGCGGCAGCGGCTTTGGCGTCATGAAATGGGGTATCAGCCTGAAACAGCTGGTGGTGTTACAGATGTTCGTCGGGGTGTTTATTCCGTGGGGACAAATGGAAACCTTCACTGCCGGTGGGCTGCTGCTGGCGCTGGTGATTGCCATCGTCAAACTGGTGGTCGGCGTACTGGTTATCGCGCTGTTCGAAAACAGCATGGCCCGTCTGCGTCTTGATATTACTCCGCGCATTACCTGGGCTGGGTTTGGCTTTGCATTTTTAGCGTTCGTCTCCTTGCTGGCGGCGTGA